CTGTCAGGATTTTCATGTCAGTCATTGGATTCATTAAAACAGATCTGAGCACAACGAGTGATTCTTTTGAAGCCGGATGTTCAAGCACTGTTCTTGAGACAAAGCTCTTACCTGACTCCCTCTGTGTGCGCTGGACATTGATATTGATGTCGTTTAATTTTTCGATCAGGCCTTTTCTTTCCTCGCCTGTTGCAGACAGGAGTCTCAGTTTTATTTCAGGGGGATTTACTCTGTATGTAAGTATGTTAAGGACAGGGTCAGAAGTAAGTTCGAATATTTTTCTGCGTTTTATTTCATCCGCAAATGATCTTGCAATATCAATCCCGTGATCAATTAGAAGTCCGTACCCATCGCTTCCCATTATCTTGAGCGCGCTGTCAAGAATGAGGGCATGGGCCTCTCTGGAACCTGCGAGTGTTTTTATGCCAAGATCAACAGAGCCCTGACGGTTCACATAATTTGCATGGTAAGCGATCTTGTCCATAATATAAGGATCCCTGAAAAAGATCATCCCGCATGTCATGGGCATGTAAAGTTGCTTGTGACCGTCGATTGTGACTGAATCAGCTTTTTCTATACCATTCAGAAAATGCTTGTATTTCTGGCTCATGAGGGTTGGGCCGCCCCAGGCTGCGTCTACATGATAGTGAATGCCATATTTGTGGCAGATATCACCGATATCAGCAAGGGGATCTATCGTTCCTGTCTCTGTCGCGCCTGCAATACCAACAACGGCCAGAATTTTGACATTTTTCTGAGCCCTGAAATCCTGGATGCTTTTTTCAAGGGCCTCAAGGTTAATCCTGTTGTCCTTGTCAACATCAATGGCGACAATGTTCGAGTTCCCGATGCCAAGGACACCGCCTGATTTTCTTAATGAAAAATGGCCCCTCCTTGAAACAAGCACAACACATCTGTCCACATCATGAGCCCTGTAAGCAGATGCAAGGCCGTCAGCCTCTACTCCCCTGAATCCGTCCTTGGGAGGAAAAGCCGCGTTTCTTGCAACCCAGAGAGCGGTCATGTTTGCACTTGTACCACCTTCGGTGAATGCGCCCAATGTGGTGTGGGCATTTTGAACATGGTCGGAATAAAAGGAATTGCTTTCCTGAAAAATCAGTCTGTGGATCTTGGCGATCACCTGGCGTTCAATGACTGATACAACTTTTGAAGTTTCAATCTTGTTTGCGTTCTGGTTGAGTGCGGCCACTATGGTCTTTAGATGAACCATGAAGAAAGGGATGGCCGATGTCATGTGACCTATAAAATAAGGAGATGAAACATTGACTGCATGGGGGGCAATGTCTTCGACAAGGGCAGTTATTACTTCGGCCAGCTTTTTTTCAGGTTTCCGGCTTATGGTTGTTTCCTTGAACTGTGTTGCCAATTCCTGGAGACTTATTTCCTCTGTGACGCCGACATTCTGCCTGAGAAAATCATGAAGACTGAAAAGGATCTGTTCCATATGACGCAGAAGCGTAGCTTTACCAGCTTCACTTTCAGGTTGAAGGAAAATCCGTCTCAATGAGTTCCAGTCAGCAACAAGTCCATGAGCCTTCTTTTCCAAAAACTCCTCACTTTTTATGCAAGCCAGCATAGTCACAATACCTTACCCGAAGACCCTAACTCATCGGAATAATTAATATTTAAACTAAAACAACCACTCTGCCCAAAAGGCAATCCATATAAACACTTTTTAAACAAAATTACAATTCCAATCCAATACTCAGCATAAAAACCATGTTTTTTTTGAAAACTGTTTGAAACAGACAAATAAGATTGAAAGCCTTCTCCCTATTTTTTGTAGAGTCAACACCTCTCTAATTGAATTATAATTGACAAAGCCGCAAAAAGTCCGGCTTCTGCCATTCCGGCGCAGGCCGGAATCCAGAACTATTTGATAATACTGGATGCTGGATCAAGTCCGGCATGACGCTGATGCCTTTTTCCGGCTTTTTTGCGGACGCACTGTCGCCAAATAACCGAAATAAGTTATCTGAGTTCATAAACCTTGACATCATCTGATTATTCCCATAGTTTTTCTTGTTCTTGATGACATTAGAATCATTACAAAAAACTTAAAAAGCACCAGCATAAAAGTAGATCATATGAGCAAAAATACCGTAAAAATTGAAAATATCCGTAATATAGGCATTATCGCCCATATTGATGCAGGTAAAACAACAGTCACCGAACGCATCCTTTATTATACAGGCAAATCCCATAAAATCGGTGAAGTTCATGATGGAGAAGCTGCCATGGACTGGATGCCTGATGAACAGGAACGCGGCATCACAATCACTTCGGCGGTTACCACCTGCCACTGGAAAAACAAACAGATCCAGATCATAGACACTCCAGGTCATGTGGACTTCACCATTGAAGTTGAAAGAAGCCTCAGAGTTCTTGACGGAGCAATAGGGGTATTCTGCGCCGTGGGAGGAGTTCAGCCCCAGTCAGAAACAGTGTGGCATCAGGCTGACAAGTATCATGTCCCCAAAATGGCCTTCATAAATAAGCTTGATAGAATAGGAGCCGATTTCGAAGGAACCATCTCCCAAATAAAGGAAAAGCTTAACGCGAATCCCATGATCATCCAGATGCCTGTGGGAGAAGAAAGCAGCTTCAATGGGGTTGTCGATCTTATAAGAATGAAACAGATAACCTGGAAAGATGAGAATCTCGGAGCTGATTACGTTGAGTCCGATATTCACCCGTCCCTTGCTGAAAAAGCTCATGAATTCAGAAGCAGCTTGATAGAATCGGTGGCTGACACAGATGACGCGATAATGGACGCTTATCTTTCTGAAGAGGAAATCCCGGAAGAGACTCTTATCGCTGCAATTAGAAAAGCAACAATCAACCTCAAGGCAATTCCTGTTCTTTGCGGCAGCGCCCTGAAAAACAAGGGG
The nucleotide sequence above comes from Desulforegula conservatrix Mb1Pa. Encoded proteins:
- the panP gene encoding pyridoxal-dependent aspartate 1-decarboxylase PanP — translated: MEKKAHGLVADWNSLRRIFLQPESEAGKATLLRHMEQILFSLHDFLRQNVGVTEEISLQELATQFKETTISRKPEKKLAEVITALVEDIAPHAVNVSSPYFIGHMTSAIPFFMVHLKTIVAALNQNANKIETSKVVSVIERQVIAKIHRLIFQESNSFYSDHVQNAHTTLGAFTEGGTSANMTALWVARNAAFPPKDGFRGVEADGLASAYRAHDVDRCVVLVSRRGHFSLRKSGGVLGIGNSNIVAIDVDKDNRINLEALEKSIQDFRAQKNVKILAVVGIAGATETGTIDPLADIGDICHKYGIHYHVDAAWGGPTLMSQKYKHFLNGIEKADSVTIDGHKQLYMPMTCGMIFFRDPYIMDKIAYHANYVNRQGSVDLGIKTLAGSREAHALILDSALKIMGSDGYGLLIDHGIDIARSFADEIKRRKIFELTSDPVLNILTYRVNPPEIKLRLLSATGEERKGLIEKLNDININVQRTQRESGKSFVSRTVLEHPASKESLVVLRSVLMNPMTDMKILTEILDEQENIYKSHCGHVYGL